The following coding sequences are from one Mytilus trossulus isolate FHL-02 chromosome 8, PNRI_Mtr1.1.1.hap1, whole genome shotgun sequence window:
- the LOC134727935 gene encoding uncharacterized protein K02A2.6-like yields MRVIDLAHEGHQGIVRTKQLLREKVYFPGIDKLVEQTCKSCIPCLASTPKNVFEPLQMSEIPNNVWENLSMDFCGPFPNGYYVMVIIDEYSRYPVIETLTSLTAKSVIPLLDKTFSIFGIPKELKTDNGPPFNSGEFRNFADNMGFKHRKITPLWPRANAESERFMRTIGKAIRAAQTEHRSWKQEIHTFLRNYRATPHSTTNVSPAELLFGRKINTKMPNISINNQADSKVRKEDHKNKIKMKTYFEKKHSVKVPDFTVGDTVLVKQEKKDILSTPYNPQP; encoded by the coding sequence ATGCGTGTAATTGACCTTGCTCATGAAGGACACCAGGGCATAGTACGTACAAAACAGTTATTACGTGAAAAGGTATACTTCCCTGGAATAGACAAACTAGTAGAACAAACATGTAAATCATGTATACCATGTTTAGCGTCAACCCCGAAAAATGTTTTCGAACCGTTACAAATGTCTGAGATACCGAATAATGTATGGGAGAATCTCAGCATGGACTTTTGTGGACCATTTCCGAATGGATATTACGTTATGGTAATAATTGATGAATACTCAAGGTATCCTGTAATAGAAACCTTAACCAGTTTAACCGCAAAATCTGTCATACCTCTATTAGACAAAACTTTCTCAATTTTTGGAATACCGAAAGAACTGAAAACAGACAACGGACCGCCGTTTAATTCAGGAGAGTTCCGAAATTTTGCAGATAACATGGGTTTTAAGCACCGCAAAATAACTCCGTTATGGCCTCGCGCTAACGCGGAAAGTGAAAGATTCATGAGAACTATAGGGAAAGCAATTCGTGCAGCTCAAACGGAACATCGCAGTTGGAAGCAAGAAATACACACATTTCTTCGCAATTATAGAGCAACACCACACTCAACAACTAACGTGTCCCCGGCAGAACTTTTATTTGGAAGGAAGATCAATACAAAAATGCCGaacatttcaataaataacCAAGCCGACAGTAAAGTTCGAAAAGAAGAccacaagaacaaaattaaaatgaaaacatactTCGAGAAAAAACATTCAGTAAAAGTACCCGATTTTACAGTAGGAGATACCGTACTAGTTAAACAGGAAAAGAAAGATATACTATCTACCCCGTACAATCCTCAACCTTAA